One Spiribacter halobius DNA segment encodes these proteins:
- the ssb gene encoding single-stranded DNA-binding protein gives MARGVNKVILIGNLGADPEVRYSPAGSAVTNARLATTDQWRDRQTGEQQERTEWHRLVFFGRVAEVAGEYLKKGSKVYIEGRLQTRKWQGQDGQDRYTTEVVVNDMQMLDGRGEMGGGAPRSGGQASRQPAEPEPQAGPADDFDDDIPF, from the coding sequence ATGGCGCGCGGCGTAAACAAGGTCATCCTCATCGGCAATCTGGGCGCGGACCCGGAGGTGCGCTACTCGCCGGCGGGCAGTGCCGTGACCAACGCCCGGCTGGCCACCACGGACCAGTGGCGGGACCGGCAGACCGGCGAGCAGCAGGAGCGTACGGAATGGCACCGGCTGGTGTTCTTCGGGCGCGTCGCCGAAGTCGCTGGCGAGTACCTGAAGAAGGGCTCCAAGGTCTATATCGAGGGCCGGCTGCAGACCCGCAAGTGGCAGGGCCAGGACGGCCAGGACCGCTACACCACCGAGGTGGTGGTCAATGACATGCAGATGCTCGATGGCCGCGGCGAGATGGGCGGCGGGGCGCCCCGCAGCGGCGGCCAGGCGAGCCGCCAGCCGGCCGAGCCCGAGCCCCAGGCCGGCCCGGCGGACGACTTCGACGACGACATCCCGTTCTAA
- a CDS encoding tyrosine-type recombinase/integrase, translated as MRVEIITLENGEQLPLLVDADGLPVPSANEWLLTRRDRAANTLTRNLSELIPLFGWLERQQFDLWERISSGKGFTEAEIRGSLLEYLRRARNRRSVHRLSVAPDTYNKRLDTIADFLKSMFYTCLSHLPTDDNKYDRIQANLDMMLSWFSSGRMSPEPAKRTAKGLETDERDYLLRCLDPSKKGYDSYGKRMSRKTEASSESYEVSQALRHRNYVMTVLMLFCGLRRGELLSLRVDDVVTGSAIPQVNVIRRPPDPHDARQPRPQVKRLSRVLPIAPYWARPIDEYITEWRDVLLARSGNDTDYLMLARSGRPISLSQVDKIYRRIRDAHSDNLPSHLSPHALRHTFSQNVFTDLKAAGLTEEQVRRQVALLRGDASEASQDEYLRNEVAKQASSQLLRYQNSLSESFKDVPF; from the coding sequence ATGAGGGTCGAGATCATCACACTGGAGAACGGCGAGCAGTTGCCTCTCTTGGTGGACGCGGATGGGCTCCCCGTGCCCAGCGCCAATGAATGGCTGCTCACGCGACGTGATCGGGCAGCTAATACTCTTACCCGTAACCTGTCGGAACTCATTCCCCTCTTCGGTTGGCTTGAGCGTCAGCAGTTCGACCTCTGGGAGCGGATTAGCAGCGGGAAAGGGTTCACCGAGGCAGAAATCCGAGGCAGCCTCTTGGAGTATTTGCGGCGCGCCCGCAACCGCCGCTCCGTCCACAGACTCTCGGTCGCACCGGATACGTACAATAAGCGGCTCGATACCATCGCCGACTTTTTGAAATCGATGTTTTATACTTGCCTCTCTCATCTTCCCACCGATGACAATAAGTACGATCGGATACAAGCTAACCTCGATATGATGCTGAGCTGGTTCTCAAGTGGTCGAATGTCGCCCGAGCCAGCAAAACGCACCGCCAAGGGGCTTGAGACAGATGAAAGGGACTACCTCCTGAGATGTCTCGATCCCTCAAAGAAGGGGTACGATAGCTACGGAAAAAGAATGTCGCGCAAGACGGAAGCATCTTCGGAGTCTTACGAAGTTTCCCAAGCCCTCCGCCATCGAAACTACGTGATGACCGTCCTGATGCTGTTCTGCGGGCTCCGGCGCGGTGAGCTTCTGTCTCTGCGAGTCGACGATGTAGTCACAGGATCAGCGATTCCACAGGTTAACGTGATCAGGCGACCGCCTGATCCGCATGACGCCCGCCAGCCCCGCCCCCAAGTAAAGCGCTTGTCCAGGGTGCTCCCGATAGCCCCTTATTGGGCACGCCCTATTGATGAGTATATTACTGAGTGGCGCGACGTATTGCTTGCGCGGTCGGGAAACGATACCGACTATCTAATGCTCGCACGCAGCGGGCGGCCAATATCACTATCGCAAGTCGACAAGATATACAGGCGCATCCGGGATGCTCACTCGGATAATTTACCAAGCCATCTTTCGCCCCATGCTCTGCGTCACACCTTTTCACAAAACGTGTTTACCGATCTGAAAGCGGCGGGCCTTACAGAAGAGCAGGTGCGTCGCCAAGTAGCCCTATTACGCGGAGACGCCAGCGAGGCATCGCAGGATGAATATCTTCGCAACGAGGTTGCTAAGCAAGCGTCCAGTCAGTTGCTCCGTTATCAGAACTCACTGAGTGAATCGTTCAAGGATGTTCCGTTTTGA
- a CDS encoding tyrosine-type recombinase/integrase, whose amino-acid sequence MSISNGQRGTGPGTLQHLIAHHGWMDIPDRVVTREGHALNTAGDQWRVYLPTGAKTLHFERAQNDLLKWALMRFVLQYTQSVSSMEGFNSYRDVGLNVLSRQQEFGITPNIEPPELRERLRDLMQTIVVEARENRRLWAMYRPVRWYIWCADNIPEVGFCPTYANELDGIPIPGNPKGEAVRANDPEAGPLDRVYELPLLRRVLDDDNSQQWEHLQQKAALALSLAFGRNPANLVWLDEDDLSVELQEVPGLDPFYTLRIPRIKKRQRNPRGDFKVEPLDEPLAKHVQALVEANQQAQAVVQTDEGVVEVERPLFRRRRPQRAVVPIGNADTALRMDSSAMSAMLQRFVERHELVSPLTGEPMVITARRLRYTVATALVAEGISRRELAEFLDHTDTQHVEIYFDLKGEMVKYLDAAAEPHLANLIGFFKGRVVQSDADAVNGDRADKHLSYVNDEDPRDQIAIGVCGESALCNLDPPYSCYLCPKFQPYESADHGHVKECLLASRKTRLQRYENSRLGVQLDDVIMAVSSVISACSEKTAGGRRNG is encoded by the coding sequence TTGAGTATTAGCAACGGCCAGCGCGGCACAGGGCCCGGCACACTCCAGCACCTGATCGCACATCACGGTTGGATGGATATCCCCGATAGAGTCGTCACTCGAGAGGGTCACGCCCTCAATACGGCCGGCGACCAGTGGAGAGTTTATCTTCCAACAGGGGCAAAGACACTACACTTTGAGCGGGCTCAAAATGACCTACTGAAGTGGGCACTCATGCGATTTGTGTTGCAGTATACCCAGTCTGTGTCATCGATGGAGGGATTTAATAGCTATCGTGATGTCGGCCTGAATGTGCTTTCGCGACAGCAAGAGTTCGGAATCACGCCGAATATTGAACCGCCGGAGCTCAGGGAACGGCTAAGGGACCTGATGCAAACTATCGTTGTGGAGGCTCGAGAGAATCGGCGGCTGTGGGCGATGTATCGGCCTGTGCGTTGGTACATCTGGTGTGCGGACAATATTCCGGAAGTGGGCTTTTGTCCGACGTATGCGAATGAGCTTGACGGCATTCCAATACCCGGAAATCCAAAAGGTGAAGCGGTGCGGGCTAACGACCCAGAGGCAGGGCCGCTTGATCGTGTCTATGAGCTTCCCCTGCTACGCCGCGTGCTGGACGACGACAATAGCCAGCAGTGGGAACATCTGCAGCAAAAGGCGGCGCTGGCACTTTCGCTAGCCTTCGGTCGGAATCCAGCCAATCTTGTTTGGCTGGATGAGGATGACCTCAGCGTAGAGCTGCAGGAGGTGCCCGGATTAGATCCGTTCTATACGCTGCGTATACCGCGCATCAAGAAACGGCAACGAAATCCGCGCGGTGACTTCAAGGTCGAGCCATTGGATGAGCCTTTGGCAAAGCACGTGCAAGCGCTGGTGGAGGCTAATCAGCAGGCGCAGGCGGTTGTCCAAACGGACGAGGGGGTGGTCGAGGTGGAAAGGCCCCTGTTTCGCAGGCGTCGGCCGCAGCGTGCGGTCGTGCCCATTGGGAATGCCGATACGGCGCTGCGGATGGACAGTAGCGCCATGTCTGCGATGCTTCAGCGCTTTGTTGAGCGACACGAGCTCGTGTCCCCGTTGACTGGTGAACCGATGGTGATCACGGCTCGTCGGCTGCGTTATACCGTGGCGACCGCGTTAGTCGCGGAAGGCATAAGCCGGCGTGAACTCGCGGAGTTTTTAGATCACACGGACACTCAGCATGTCGAGATCTATTTCGATCTTAAGGGCGAGATGGTCAAATACCTTGATGCTGCTGCAGAGCCGCACCTCGCGAACCTGATTGGGTTCTTCAAGGGCCGTGTTGTTCAATCCGACGCAGACGCGGTGAATGGCGACCGCGCCGACAAGCACTTAAGCTATGTCAATGACGAAGACCCTCGGGACCAGATCGCGATTGGCGTCTGCGGTGAATCCGCACTGTGCAATCTGGATCCGCCATATAGCTGCTATCTATGTCCCAAATTCCAACCTTACGAGAGCGCTGACCACGGACATGTAAAGGAATGCCTGCTGGCGAGCCGGAAGACACGCCTTCAGCGGTATGAGAACTCCCGCCTCGGAGTCCAATTGGATGACGTAATCATGGCGGTATCTAGTGTGATTAGCGCATGTTCAGAAAAAACTGCTGGGGGGCGTCGCAATGGCTGA
- a CDS encoding protein kinase, protein MAKQSKYARISDTDKKRIIRDLERWGRGEIAQKLTWDALTKRYGFTRQSLSDHTDIKHAKRCAEAALRSLPVARQTTADEVAQLRSEIEALKQRVAEHERRERLWKARWQRIAFHVRQKGMQMSLVDRPAEGDVPSERESARILKMFDRPIPPVRAREEPKK, encoded by the coding sequence ATGGCCAAGCAGAGTAAGTATGCGCGCATAAGTGACACGGATAAAAAACGCATAATTAGGGATCTTGAGCGCTGGGGGAGGGGCGAGATCGCGCAAAAACTCACATGGGATGCATTGACGAAGCGCTATGGGTTCACGCGTCAGTCGCTTTCAGATCATACAGATATCAAGCATGCCAAAAGGTGTGCAGAGGCGGCCCTGCGTAGCCTGCCTGTGGCGCGACAGACAACGGCAGATGAGGTGGCGCAGCTGCGGAGCGAAATCGAGGCCCTGAAACAGCGTGTGGCGGAACATGAGCGAAGGGAGAGGCTTTGGAAGGCACGCTGGCAACGTATAGCGTTCCATGTCCGGCAAAAAGGGATGCAAATGAGTCTGGTGGATCGCCCGGCAGAGGGAGATGTGCCGAGCGAGCGTGAATCTGCCAGAATTCTCAAGATGTTCGACAGGCCGATTCCACCGGTACGGGCGAGGGAGGAGCCGAAGAAATGA
- a CDS encoding AAA family ATPase: MSENGNLARLLSGNAFPGVGRATVSRLIDTHGDELYEILERQDVGALLRTVGARKADVIVQGWSIVRARREVARWLDKQGIDPGLGGSVYKAWPTETIERLEENPYRLLALMGWKAVDRLAKGLGIAWDHPVRLVGAAEAACYAWIDDRGSTWVPRIALEQDAAALLSGARDARAGSQTLARQAIEYAVETRALISVRDGYQVPGAYFAERLVERWLRERVDNAPSNDALREALRAAERRKEVELTPEQKEAAMNALRSRVSVFYGGAGVGKTTVVSSICEMAEARGKLPVLLALAAKAVRKLALSTGRESMTLARALYQRSSEDFRNTVVVIDEFSMVDLLGFRQLIKKLPEDAHLVLCGDAAQLPSIGPGRLLYSFIHAGSLPTQELTVTHRQAAETGIPEKLQSIRDGVWPNVPAFDWGAPEADGVYMLHCERKDDRTIRSIIARLLDVYEGEAQVISPLARYALGAKALNAHIHHHLTGGSEYTRGAPVVFTANQTLDSGQEVVNGLQGTIRRMLVAEPRLGSTPYLEVATDEDVLTVSLAEAETCLELAYALTVHRAQGSDWETVIAVLPPSRLLERAMVYTALSRCKRRCVVVVPKAGALRDAVAREPSYEQRTDGLFTADT; the protein is encoded by the coding sequence ATGTCTGAGAACGGGAACTTGGCGCGACTGCTTTCCGGCAATGCCTTCCCGGGTGTTGGGAGGGCAACGGTAAGTCGCCTTATTGATACGCATGGAGACGAGTTATACGAGATTCTGGAGCGACAAGACGTCGGCGCCCTTCTGCGCACCGTGGGTGCGCGCAAGGCGGATGTCATTGTCCAGGGTTGGTCCATCGTCCGGGCTCGGAGGGAGGTTGCACGGTGGCTGGATAAGCAGGGGATTGATCCCGGCCTAGGAGGAAGCGTCTATAAAGCTTGGCCAACGGAGACAATCGAGAGGCTCGAGGAGAATCCGTATCGACTGTTGGCGCTGATGGGATGGAAAGCGGTCGACAGGCTCGCCAAGGGTTTGGGCATCGCTTGGGATCACCCTGTGAGGCTTGTGGGCGCCGCGGAAGCGGCGTGTTACGCCTGGATCGACGACAGGGGGTCTACATGGGTGCCGCGCATTGCTCTGGAGCAGGACGCCGCGGCACTGCTTAGCGGAGCGCGTGATGCGCGTGCGGGATCGCAGACGCTTGCTCGTCAGGCGATTGAGTATGCCGTTGAAACGCGCGCGCTTATCTCTGTGCGCGATGGCTACCAGGTGCCGGGGGCGTATTTCGCAGAGCGCCTAGTCGAGAGGTGGCTGCGTGAGAGGGTCGATAATGCACCGAGCAATGATGCGCTCAGAGAGGCTCTCAGGGCGGCAGAGAGGCGAAAAGAGGTCGAGCTGACCCCCGAGCAAAAGGAGGCCGCCATGAACGCTCTCAGGAGTCGCGTCAGCGTGTTTTACGGCGGGGCAGGGGTCGGCAAGACCACGGTTGTGAGCAGTATTTGTGAAATGGCTGAAGCGCGCGGCAAGTTGCCTGTCCTCCTGGCGCTCGCCGCAAAGGCCGTACGAAAGCTGGCACTGAGTACTGGGCGTGAGTCGATGACACTTGCGCGTGCGCTCTACCAAAGAAGCTCAGAAGACTTCAGAAACACCGTTGTAGTGATCGACGAGTTCTCCATGGTCGACCTGCTCGGGTTTCGTCAATTGATCAAAAAACTGCCGGAAGATGCACACCTGGTGCTTTGCGGCGACGCGGCGCAATTGCCAAGCATCGGCCCGGGCAGGCTTCTCTACAGCTTCATTCATGCCGGGAGCCTGCCGACGCAGGAACTCACCGTCACGCACCGCCAGGCTGCCGAGACCGGGATTCCGGAGAAGCTTCAATCTATCCGCGACGGCGTGTGGCCGAATGTCCCCGCATTCGATTGGGGTGCGCCCGAGGCGGATGGCGTATATATGCTTCATTGTGAGAGGAAGGACGATCGTACGATCAGATCTATCATTGCGAGGCTGCTTGACGTCTACGAGGGCGAGGCACAGGTGATCTCGCCGTTAGCCCGTTACGCGCTTGGCGCCAAGGCACTCAACGCGCACATCCATCATCATCTCACCGGGGGCTCTGAATATACCCGAGGGGCGCCCGTGGTTTTTACGGCGAACCAGACGCTTGACTCCGGCCAGGAGGTGGTAAATGGTTTGCAGGGCACGATCCGCCGCATGCTTGTAGCGGAGCCTCGCTTAGGAAGTACACCCTATCTCGAAGTCGCAACCGATGAGGACGTACTCACTGTCTCCCTCGCCGAAGCCGAAACTTGTTTGGAATTGGCCTACGCCTTAACTGTCCACCGTGCCCAAGGCAGTGACTGGGAAACGGTTATTGCTGTGCTACCGCCTTCAAGATTACTCGAACGAGCGATGGTGTACACGGCCTTAAGTCGGTGCAAAAGGCGGTGTGTGGTCGTGGTGCCGAAAGCAGGTGCGTTGCGAGACGCAGTCGCTCGCGAGCCAAGTTACGAACAACGGACTGATGGGCTTTTCACGGCTGACACGTAG
- a CDS encoding P-loop NTPase has protein sequence MSPEYYEEPLPYIADLATSTAGLYEVQDFIADRLAGIQPATFHHLLPQFPWRALFTTNYDQLIEDTYRSASHALQQCHPIISNDDPLDKVNRDNHQVPLVKLHGCISRKRDKNLPFILSVDQYNDYDTNRDRLFKFLYEIGFENTFVFVGHSLQDPDIRHIIQRIDKNIPEGRPRYYLLKPRVTPTERDFWATKRITALDLTFEDFLTCLDQSITGSERTLTLARPATSHPIQRRFVTAVPVRGDMMSFLTSDVDHICTSLATTDGSPRSFYSGANQGWYPVSQGLDANRTLTRKLLSGVITIADAERSNPVELHVIRGEAGSGKTVLLRRLAWETGTTYDRLALFVNDPATPAFDHLLELHTLTRERIFLFWDNASDNIAPLLKTIRQAKKKRLPITIITCERYSEWNTRCQDLESVVSAKHNLAYLGPHEIEALVTLLETYDCLGPALQGLPHGEIVDRFHNAFDRQILVALHEVTMGESFEDIIEDEYSSLTPDLAKQLYRTICCLNRLRVPVRAGLIARVFGITFTDFAERFFRPLQKVVLTSQREGRDAQYVSRHPEIAEIVFQRAFQTEEDRYHEYVRILQALNISFASDRQSFRGMVRAKNLMEIFKDYQNVRSIYDIALTSIGREPYLLQQIANFERLRSNGSLQTALILLEEAREGAPQDTSILHSLAVVWRDRANREETEEKRQQFRREARALLQELILTEGHTPYIDTVLGELALAHLKDVLNDEDSPDRVIDDAIRETEKILGESKKRFPTEDSLLRLESSLASLISDTERAIRALEQAFSQDSHDSFIASRLSNIYWNRGDTELARATLKKALDARRADHKLNFAYAELLRQTGTSTSQELMYFYRRAFTPGDDNFQAQFWFARYSIEAGDDQGVDKARDIFNRLRDVPIPFDTRIAVRDYYGGSVAPKRVRARLQRRGPFFGFAEVAEFPISAFIHENDLSSETWALLDPGDEFTCHIGFRYTGLVCLNIELL, from the coding sequence TTGAGCCCAGAATACTACGAAGAACCGCTGCCTTACATCGCCGATCTAGCCACAAGTACGGCCGGCCTATACGAAGTCCAAGACTTCATCGCGGATCGCCTCGCCGGAATCCAACCCGCCACGTTTCATCACCTTTTACCCCAATTCCCTTGGCGAGCTCTATTTACAACAAACTATGATCAACTGATAGAGGACACTTATCGTTCGGCATCCCATGCGCTTCAGCAGTGCCATCCAATAATCTCTAATGACGATCCCCTCGATAAGGTTAACCGTGACAATCACCAGGTGCCGCTCGTCAAGCTGCACGGATGCATATCTCGCAAGCGCGACAAAAACCTACCCTTCATCTTAAGTGTTGACCAGTACAACGACTACGACACAAACCGTGACCGTTTATTCAAATTTCTATACGAAATCGGCTTCGAAAATACTTTCGTCTTTGTCGGTCACAGCCTCCAAGATCCGGACATCCGACATATCATTCAAAGAATCGACAAAAATATTCCAGAGGGGCGGCCTCGCTATTATCTTTTAAAGCCCAGAGTTACGCCGACTGAGCGTGATTTCTGGGCCACCAAACGAATTACCGCACTCGACCTCACTTTTGAAGATTTCCTCACTTGTCTCGACCAGAGTATCACCGGCAGTGAACGGACACTTACTCTCGCACGTCCCGCAACATCGCACCCAATTCAACGACGCTTCGTCACAGCGGTCCCCGTACGCGGCGACATGATGTCGTTCCTCACGAGCGACGTTGATCACATTTGCACCTCACTCGCCACCACCGATGGATCGCCCCGTTCTTTCTACAGCGGTGCAAATCAGGGTTGGTATCCTGTTTCCCAAGGCCTAGACGCCAACCGGACGCTCACCCGGAAATTACTGTCGGGCGTTATTACCATTGCGGATGCGGAACGCTCTAACCCGGTTGAACTCCACGTAATCCGTGGTGAAGCCGGCTCGGGAAAAACAGTTCTACTTCGCCGGCTGGCATGGGAGACCGGCACGACATATGACCGCTTAGCACTGTTCGTTAACGACCCCGCAACCCCAGCGTTCGATCATCTGCTCGAGTTGCACACTTTAACCCGAGAACGCATTTTTCTCTTCTGGGACAACGCATCCGACAACATCGCGCCACTTCTTAAAACCATTCGCCAAGCGAAGAAAAAACGGCTACCGATAACCATAATAACCTGTGAGCGATATTCTGAATGGAATACGCGGTGCCAAGACTTAGAATCTGTAGTATCCGCCAAGCATAACCTTGCCTACCTCGGTCCACACGAGATAGAGGCACTGGTAACGCTACTCGAGACTTATGATTGCCTGGGCCCCGCCTTACAAGGCCTGCCGCATGGAGAGATAGTCGATCGCTTTCACAACGCGTTTGACCGCCAGATATTGGTGGCTCTGCACGAGGTAACCATGGGCGAGTCGTTCGAAGACATTATCGAAGATGAGTACTCTTCACTGACGCCGGACTTAGCCAAACAACTCTACAGAACGATCTGCTGCCTGAATCGGCTCCGCGTGCCCGTGCGCGCCGGCTTGATTGCCCGCGTATTCGGCATCACGTTCACCGACTTTGCCGAGCGCTTTTTCAGACCGCTACAGAAAGTCGTCCTCACATCCCAACGAGAAGGCCGCGATGCCCAGTACGTTTCCCGTCATCCCGAGATTGCGGAGATCGTCTTCCAGCGAGCGTTCCAGACAGAAGAGGACCGCTATCACGAGTATGTCCGCATCTTACAGGCCTTAAATATCTCTTTTGCGTCTGACCGCCAATCGTTTCGAGGCATGGTGCGCGCAAAGAACCTAATGGAAATATTCAAGGATTACCAAAACGTCCGAAGCATCTACGACATCGCACTAACATCTATTGGCCGAGAGCCCTACCTCCTTCAGCAAATCGCCAACTTTGAGCGCCTGAGATCTAATGGCAGTCTCCAGACGGCATTGATATTACTTGAAGAGGCACGAGAAGGAGCCCCCCAAGACACATCTATCCTCCACAGTTTAGCCGTCGTCTGGCGCGACCGAGCCAATCGCGAAGAAACCGAAGAGAAAAGACAACAGTTCCGCCGCGAGGCTCGTGCGCTCTTGCAAGAGCTGATATTAACCGAAGGCCACACGCCATACATCGACACGGTGTTAGGCGAACTCGCGCTCGCGCACCTAAAGGATGTTCTAAATGACGAAGATAGCCCTGACCGGGTAATTGACGACGCCATCAGGGAGACGGAGAAGATATTGGGTGAGAGCAAGAAACGTTTCCCGACTGAAGACTCTCTGCTCAGGCTGGAATCGTCGCTGGCAAGTCTTATCTCCGACACAGAGAGGGCTATAAGGGCCCTTGAACAGGCGTTTAGCCAAGATAGTCATGACTCCTTCATCGCCTCGCGCCTCTCTAACATCTATTGGAATCGTGGGGACACCGAGCTTGCCAGGGCAACATTGAAGAAGGCGCTGGATGCAAGGCGCGCAGACCATAAACTGAACTTCGCATATGCCGAACTGCTCCGTCAGACTGGAACATCCACGTCTCAAGAGCTAATGTACTTCTACCGAAGGGCTTTCACTCCTGGCGACGACAATTTTCAAGCCCAGTTCTGGTTCGCGCGTTATTCAATAGAGGCGGGTGATGATCAAGGGGTCGACAAAGCTAGAGATATCTTTAACCGTCTTAGAGACGTTCCAATCCCGTTTGACACCCGCATAGCGGTCCGGGATTACTACGGAGGGTCTGTCGCGCCGAAGCGAGTCCGCGCCCGCCTCCAGCGCCGCGGACCATTCTTCGGATTTGCCGAAGTCGCGGAATTTCCCATCTCGGCATTTATTCATGAGAATGACTTATCTTCCGAGACGTGGGCGCTACTGGATCCAGGTGACGAGTTCACCTGTCACATCGGTTTTCGCTACACCGGGCTCGTTTGTTTGAACATAGAGCTGCTATGA
- a CDS encoding NUDIX hydrolase, protein MCAPGHEPDLPPVPAGESPVTVDLTAVVVTVDAEHPSVLVRRLAAVASDSLPWGPLRPEHRTLQAGLRAWVEQQTRLSLGYIEQLYTFGDRNRAQLTNAEADADRRAISVAYLALVRASESEPVPEATWQPWYAYLPWEDWRAGVPEARAQLLASLEQWRDAADTPRERRQRGERLSLAFGADGMAWDEERALERYELLYSARLVPEAWYDAGQSPPAWLGALPGRPMAADHRRILATAIGRLRGKIKYRPVLFELLPPTFTLLQLQRTAEAISGARLHKQNFRRRVSQERLVEETGGVATDTGGRPARLMRFRREVTLERPAPGVRVTATRRASRV, encoded by the coding sequence ATGTGTGCCCCAGGCCATGAGCCTGACCTGCCGCCCGTACCCGCGGGGGAGAGTCCGGTCACCGTCGACCTCACGGCGGTGGTCGTCACCGTGGATGCGGAGCACCCCAGCGTGCTGGTGCGCCGGCTCGCCGCGGTCGCCAGCGACTCCCTCCCGTGGGGGCCGCTGCGCCCCGAGCACCGGACCCTTCAGGCCGGTCTGCGGGCTTGGGTGGAGCAGCAGACGCGCCTCTCGCTCGGCTACATCGAGCAGCTCTATACCTTTGGCGACCGCAATCGTGCCCAACTCACCAATGCCGAGGCCGATGCGGACCGCCGGGCGATCTCGGTGGCCTACCTGGCGCTGGTGCGGGCCTCGGAGTCGGAGCCCGTACCGGAGGCGACCTGGCAGCCCTGGTATGCCTATCTGCCTTGGGAGGACTGGCGCGCCGGTGTGCCCGAGGCCCGCGCGCAGCTGCTGGCCTCCCTCGAGCAGTGGCGGGACGCGGCGGATACGCCGAGAGAGCGGCGCCAGCGCGGCGAGCGACTGTCGCTGGCCTTCGGGGCTGACGGCATGGCCTGGGACGAGGAGCGGGCACTGGAGCGCTATGAGCTGCTGTACTCGGCGCGCCTGGTGCCGGAGGCCTGGTACGACGCCGGGCAGTCCCCGCCGGCCTGGCTTGGGGCGCTGCCCGGGCGGCCCATGGCCGCCGATCACCGACGCATCCTGGCTACGGCGATCGGTCGCCTGCGCGGCAAGATCAAGTACCGCCCGGTGCTCTTCGAGCTGCTGCCGCCAACGTTCACCCTGCTGCAGCTGCAGCGGACGGCCGAGGCCATTTCCGGCGCCCGCCTGCACAAGCAGAACTTCCGCCGCCGGGTGAGCCAGGAGCGCCTGGTGGAGGAGACCGGCGGCGTCGCCACGGACACCGGCGGCCGGCCGGCACGGCTGATGCGCTTCCGGCGCGAGGTCACCCTGGAGCGCCCGGCGCCGGGGGTACGCGTCACCGCGACGCGTCGCGCCAGCCGGGTGTGA
- the nadA gene encoding quinolinate synthase NadA translates to MPSGLDATPRAPAYTPEVAARTAHLYERVKGVIPEPEWPVHAAEIDAIQRLKRERNAVVLAHNYQTPEIFHGVADIVGDSLALARQAAATEADVIVQAGVHFMAETSKLLSPEKRVLIPDPRAGCSLASSIGAEDVRRLRERYPDAPVVSYVNTSAAVKAESDICCTSGNAVQVVESLGARRVIFLPDQYLAHYVALQTDVEIISWQGQCEVHERFTGAELEAYRRQFDELAVIAHPECPPDVLAAADYVGSTAQMIRFVEERRPRRVLLVTECSMSDNVAAGVPEVEFVRPCNLCPHMKRITLPGIRRALETLAPAVEIPPALAARARRAVERMLAVV, encoded by the coding sequence ATGCCATCCGGTCTCGATGCCACGCCGCGTGCTCCGGCCTACACCCCCGAGGTGGCCGCCCGCACCGCACACCTCTACGAACGGGTGAAGGGGGTTATCCCGGAGCCCGAGTGGCCCGTGCATGCCGCCGAGATCGATGCGATCCAGCGCCTCAAGCGCGAGCGCAACGCGGTGGTGCTGGCGCACAACTACCAGACGCCGGAGATCTTTCACGGCGTCGCCGACATCGTCGGCGACTCGCTCGCCCTCGCGCGCCAGGCTGCGGCGACGGAGGCGGATGTCATCGTACAGGCCGGCGTCCACTTCATGGCGGAGACCTCGAAGCTGCTGAGCCCGGAGAAGCGGGTGCTCATTCCCGATCCCCGGGCGGGCTGCTCGCTGGCCTCGTCAATCGGCGCCGAGGACGTCCGGCGCCTGCGCGAACGCTACCCGGACGCCCCGGTGGTGAGCTACGTGAACACCTCGGCGGCGGTGAAGGCGGAATCGGACATCTGCTGCACCTCGGGCAACGCGGTGCAGGTGGTGGAGTCCCTGGGCGCCCGGCGGGTGATCTTCCTGCCCGACCAGTACCTCGCGCACTATGTCGCCCTGCAGACCGACGTGGAGATCATCTCCTGGCAGGGGCAGTGCGAGGTGCACGAGCGCTTCACGGGGGCCGAGCTGGAGGCCTACCGCCGGCAGTTCGACGAGCTCGCCGTCATCGCCCATCCCGAGTGCCCGCCGGACGTGCTGGCGGCCGCGGACTACGTGGGCTCCACCGCGCAGATGATCCGCTTCGTGGAGGAGCGGCGCCCGCGTCGGGTGCTGCTGGTGACGGAATGCTCGATGAGCGACAACGTTGCCGCGGGAGTGCCGGAGGTGGAGTTCGTGCGCCCCTGCAACCTCTGCCCCCACATGAAGCGCATCACCCTGCCCGGGATCCGTCGCGCGCTGGAGACCCTGGCCCCGGCGGTGGAGATCCCGCCGGCGCTGGCCGCCCGCGCCCGCCGGGCTGTCGAGCGGATGCTGGCCGTCGTGTAG